One genomic segment of [Phormidium] sp. ETS-05 includes these proteins:
- a CDS encoding alpha-2-macroglobulin produces the protein MVIGASTQKRWAKAQLQTLAPIQRAVGAIRESPLLTGNSLPHGNMKIILRNWVKYLLALTLVWGMAGCGNPQANLPAQLPPVAALATPQLPNWIEQISPTGDAEPLAQIRIRFKDPLIPVESLEATEQQGKLKQFEIYPPIPGQFRFLTPRMVGFQAEQAIPKASRIQVTLKAGLADLNNHKLDQDLAWTFNTEPIKLTLPKIKANEYEEAEYIETNPELEFTSNVKLDLSSLKERVQMIATGETTGIPVMVKEKKTADETTPEDEFNPEQRRQTYNFKPEQELKKGTKYRLEFAPGIAPQRGNLPSEVAFTSEVQTYAALQYQGIETFGQPDASGAYGRFAKGAPMLKFNNQLDAESALANITINPKPKEFPTPIRAYDDSNVVSLNPWSLEPATNYNITIGADLKDKYGQTLGQPVQVQYNTGDVGGEIWAPSGIHIFPATDDLELNINAVNLPEGKYKEAYRVVQPTDLVYYDDAYPSSDGDGLLPNPTGWQSSEIKGQKNQTETIKVPLREKLGSETGLLAYGVAARTNTYQEEEQQKWREASYYGMVQLTNLGAFVQWFPDAALIRVNHLSDGAAVAGANVEIYRSQLGAKSRPQPQACATGKTDANGTLALSPDAVQKCNPSDKEAPELVVIARENRDWAFTRIRQYSGAYGYGIYSDWNPGEPLTRGTIFSDRQLYQPGEKAEFTAVAYYLQNGKLVQDKQASYTLSLEAPDGNKTDLGTKTTNDFGTFSLELPLEKNQPLGYYYIRGKSSKGVEITGEFRVAEFKPPNFKVDLNLDKEVAMMGEQVEAKAASSYLFGSPVAGGKVQYYVTRNAADFIPNGWEKFSFGRQWFWPEERPSVTNEVRQEKATLADDGTGSFAVKVDENLPYAMTYRVDAEVTDVSNLAVSNSRSFAALPSDKLIGLKANFVADAGKDFPVEVIVTNPQGQALAGENVRLELQKMNYSQVTRVVEGSSTPSYQVEYKTVAQTQVKSGDKVQTFNLKAPEAGSYRIRASLARGKDEATATDLQIWVTGDSGVMWGRRSDRENFLEIKLDKDTYQPGETATALIQSPYSEGELYFAVVRDKPLYQSVTKVKGGAPQVSFQVTPEMLPNAAVQAVLVRQGAPLEQLEPGSLEDLVKVGFAPFQTSLKDKYLTVAVAPTQEKVEPGTQTTVQLEVKDAAGKPVTGQFTVMVVNEAVLQLTGYRPPDLVKTVYAEQPISTRFSDNRFEVVLAPLSSPLEKGWGFDGGFSAGLGSTRVRTDFQPLAYYNGSVITDANGKATVAFKLPDDLTTWRVLAVATTPDMRFGNGDNTFIASKPVMANPLLPQFVRSGDRFSAGVAITNTTNQEGNLRIQGAVSANMQFDEKSGQNVVSQAKTAPGTSAYRFPITAKSVGEAKVRFVTQVNGGKGDAFEVPLPVKILPVTESVVETGTTTNQVKIPLNLNDKVVPDVGGLQVNLASTLIPEITAPAKAVLDEDDLPFLEPAASQLTIAASLQTLGQKYQQAFADFNPKQQAASAIEKLQKLQQPDGGFGFWPGASASDRLVTPYAAQSLARAKAAGLPVPPEMISKVQAYLSQILAKPSEEKFCTAASCQNRVRLEALLALAELGNQRNDFLADIYAGRDELDAVSRIKLARYMFGFPDWQQQAQTMWSQLQETVYETGRAATVNLPRGWGWLSSPTVAQGETLRLGIARQVAPALRDRLLQALLNQRRNGTWATTYDNAVALTALVDYANTEATPPNFRANVQLGNKNLDSMQFQGYQNPSQFINVAMDQLPKGKSELTLNKSGGGTLHYLVQYDYRLEGNQPGRFNGLRVERQIRDAGEDEVQQTMGISKTDKPMIVKAGRVFDIGLEIIADRPIDRLVISDPLPAGLEAVDTSFQTTNPAVKARSDSWQIGYQTIYKDRVIAYADALDAGVYHLHYLVRSVTPGTYEWPGAEAYLQYAPEEFGRTASATLEVKE, from the coding sequence ATGGTGATTGGGGCATCAACCCAGAAAAGATGGGCTAAAGCCCAACTACAAACCCTCGCCCCGATTCAAAGGGCTGTAGGGGCGATTCGCGAATCGCCCCTACTAACCGGTAACTCATTACCTCACGGAAACATGAAAATAATCTTAAGAAATTGGGTGAAATACCTGCTCGCCCTGACCCTAGTCTGGGGGATGGCGGGATGTGGCAACCCACAAGCCAACTTGCCAGCACAACTGCCCCCAGTAGCCGCCTTGGCGACACCGCAGTTACCCAACTGGATAGAGCAAATTAGTCCCACGGGAGATGCGGAACCCTTGGCGCAAATTCGCATCCGGTTTAAAGACCCTCTCATCCCCGTAGAGAGTCTGGAAGCAACGGAACAGCAAGGGAAATTAAAGCAATTTGAAATTTATCCCCCCATACCGGGACAATTTCGGTTTTTAACCCCCCGCATGGTGGGATTTCAAGCCGAGCAAGCTATCCCCAAAGCCAGCCGCATTCAAGTCACCTTGAAAGCCGGTTTGGCAGATTTAAACAACCACAAACTCGACCAAGATTTAGCTTGGACGTTCAACACTGAACCCATCAAGCTCACCTTACCCAAAATCAAGGCTAACGAATACGAAGAAGCAGAATATATTGAGACTAACCCAGAACTGGAATTTACTTCTAATGTCAAATTAGACCTATCATCCCTCAAAGAACGGGTGCAGATGATAGCTACGGGAGAAACTACAGGCATCCCGGTGATGGTAAAGGAGAAGAAAACAGCCGATGAAACCACGCCAGAAGATGAATTTAACCCAGAACAGCGCCGCCAAACTTATAACTTTAAACCCGAACAGGAGCTGAAAAAAGGCACCAAATACCGCCTAGAATTTGCCCCTGGTATTGCCCCCCAGCGAGGAAACTTACCCAGTGAAGTGGCGTTTACCAGCGAAGTGCAAACCTATGCGGCTTTGCAATATCAAGGAATTGAGACATTTGGGCAACCCGATGCAAGCGGTGCTTATGGCAGGTTTGCCAAAGGGGCGCCAATGCTAAAGTTTAACAATCAACTAGATGCTGAGTCGGCTTTAGCTAATATTACCATAAATCCCAAGCCCAAAGAATTCCCCACGCCCATCAGAGCTTATGATGATTCTAATGTTGTATCGCTTAACCCTTGGTCTTTAGAACCGGCCACTAATTACAATATTACCATCGGCGCTGACCTGAAAGACAAGTATGGCCAAACTTTAGGGCAACCGGTACAAGTCCAGTATAATACTGGAGATGTCGGGGGAGAAATATGGGCACCATCGGGGATACATATTTTCCCAGCTACGGATGATTTAGAGCTGAATATCAACGCGGTAAACTTGCCAGAAGGTAAGTATAAAGAGGCTTATCGGGTTGTTCAACCCACGGATTTAGTGTATTATGATGATGCCTATCCCAGCAGTGATGGGGATGGGTTGCTGCCAAATCCCACCGGTTGGCAAAGTTCTGAGATTAAAGGACAAAAAAACCAGACAGAAACCATCAAAGTCCCGCTGCGAGAAAAGTTGGGAAGTGAAACCGGCTTGCTTGCTTACGGTGTCGCTGCTCGCACGAATACATATCAGGAAGAAGAACAGCAAAAGTGGCGGGAAGCTAGTTATTATGGGATGGTGCAGCTCACCAATTTGGGCGCTTTTGTGCAGTGGTTCCCGGATGCGGCGTTGATTCGCGTTAATCACTTATCTGATGGTGCTGCTGTGGCGGGAGCTAATGTGGAGATTTACCGCTCTCAACTGGGGGCAAAATCTCGCCCGCAACCCCAAGCCTGCGCTACGGGTAAAACCGATGCTAATGGGACTTTGGCACTCAGTCCCGACGCGGTGCAAAAGTGCAATCCTAGTGATAAAGAAGCGCCGGAATTGGTGGTAATTGCGCGGGAAAATCGCGATTGGGCGTTTACACGCATCCGCCAATACAGTGGGGCTTATGGTTACGGGATTTACAGTGACTGGAATCCAGGGGAACCCCTAACCCGGGGGACGATTTTCTCGGACAGACAACTATATCAACCGGGAGAAAAGGCGGAGTTTACTGCTGTGGCTTATTACTTGCAAAATGGTAAGCTGGTGCAGGATAAACAGGCGAGTTATACCCTGAGTCTGGAAGCTCCAGATGGGAATAAAACTGATTTGGGCACGAAGACGACTAATGATTTCGGGACTTTTTCTCTGGAGTTGCCTTTGGAGAAAAATCAGCCCCTGGGTTACTATTACATTCGGGGTAAAAGCAGTAAAGGGGTGGAAATCACCGGGGAATTCCGGGTGGCGGAGTTTAAACCACCGAATTTTAAGGTTGATTTAAACCTGGATAAGGAAGTGGCGATGATGGGAGAACAGGTGGAGGCAAAAGCTGCCAGTAGTTACCTGTTTGGCTCGCCGGTAGCGGGTGGTAAGGTGCAGTATTATGTCACTCGTAATGCGGCAGATTTTATTCCCAATGGTTGGGAGAAGTTTTCGTTTGGTCGCCAGTGGTTTTGGCCGGAAGAGCGCCCATCGGTGACTAATGAGGTGCGGCAAGAAAAGGCGACTCTGGCGGATGATGGTACGGGAAGTTTCGCGGTGAAGGTGGATGAAAATCTGCCTTATGCGATGACTTACCGGGTGGATGCAGAAGTTACGGATGTGTCTAATCTGGCGGTGTCTAATTCTCGGAGTTTTGCGGCGCTGCCAAGTGATAAGTTAATCGGTTTGAAAGCCAATTTTGTGGCGGATGCGGGTAAGGATTTCCCGGTGGAGGTGATAGTTACTAACCCGCAGGGACAGGCGTTGGCGGGAGAAAATGTCCGTCTGGAATTGCAGAAGATGAATTATAGCCAGGTCACGCGGGTGGTGGAAGGTAGTAGTACGCCTAGTTATCAGGTGGAATATAAAACGGTGGCGCAAACTCAGGTAAAATCTGGGGATAAGGTGCAAACGTTTAATCTGAAAGCACCGGAGGCTGGTTCTTATCGCATCCGCGCTAGTTTGGCGCGGGGGAAAGATGAGGCGACGGCGACGGATTTGCAAATTTGGGTTACTGGTGACAGTGGGGTGATGTGGGGTCGTCGGAGCGATCGGGAAAACTTCCTGGAAATTAAACTGGATAAAGACACCTACCAACCGGGAGAAACCGCCACGGCGTTGATTCAATCCCCTTACAGCGAAGGGGAGTTATATTTTGCAGTGGTGCGGGATAAACCCCTGTATCAATCTGTGACCAAAGTTAAAGGCGGCGCTCCCCAAGTGAGTTTCCAAGTAACACCAGAAATGCTGCCTAATGCGGCTGTGCAGGCGGTTTTGGTACGCCAAGGTGCGCCGCTAGAGCAACTGGAACCGGGGAGTTTAGAGGATTTAGTCAAAGTGGGTTTTGCCCCATTCCAAACCAGTTTGAAGGATAAGTATTTAACTGTGGCGGTGGCTCCCACCCAAGAAAAGGTGGAACCGGGGACACAAACCACGGTACAACTGGAGGTAAAAGACGCTGCAGGTAAACCCGTTACCGGACAATTTACGGTGATGGTGGTGAATGAGGCGGTGTTGCAATTGACGGGATATCGTCCCCCGGATTTAGTGAAAACTGTTTATGCTGAGCAGCCAATTTCTACTCGCTTTAGTGATAATCGGTTTGAGGTTGTACTAGCGCCTTTGAGTTCGCCGCTGGAAAAAGGCTGGGGTTTTGATGGCGGTTTTTCGGCGGGGTTGGGTAGTACGCGGGTGCGCACTGATTTTCAACCTCTGGCTTATTACAATGGCTCGGTGATTACTGATGCTAATGGTAAGGCGACTGTGGCGTTTAAATTGCCGGATGATTTGACTACTTGGCGGGTGTTGGCGGTAGCAACTACGCCGGATATGCGGTTTGGCAATGGCGATAATACGTTTATTGCGAGTAAACCGGTGATGGCTAATCCGCTGTTGCCACAATTTGTCCGATCGGGCGATCGCTTTTCGGCTGGGGTGGCAATTACGAACACTACGAACCAGGAAGGAAATCTGAGGATTCAAGGTGCCGTGAGTGCTAATATGCAGTTTGACGAGAAATCTGGCCAAAATGTGGTTTCTCAAGCGAAAACAGCACCGGGAACCAGTGCCTACCGTTTCCCAATCACGGCGAAAAGCGTTGGTGAGGCAAAGGTACGCTTTGTCACCCAAGTTAATGGCGGGAAAGGTGATGCTTTTGAGGTGCCTTTACCGGTGAAAATTCTCCCTGTGACGGAAAGTGTGGTGGAAACGGGAACTACCACCAATCAGGTGAAAATTCCTCTTAATCTAAATGATAAAGTGGTGCCGGATGTGGGTGGTTTGCAGGTGAATTTGGCATCAACTTTGATTCCAGAGATAACTGCACCAGCGAAAGCGGTGTTAGATGAGGATGATTTACCGTTTTTGGAACCGGCGGCGTCGCAGTTGACGATCGCGGCGAGTCTGCAAACTCTTGGCCAAAAATACCAGCAAGCATTTGCGGATTTTAATCCCAAGCAGCAAGCTGCAAGCGCGATCGAAAAACTGCAAAAACTCCAGCAACCTGATGGTGGGTTTGGTTTTTGGCCCGGAGCCTCTGCATCCGATCGTCTAGTGACACCCTACGCCGCACAAAGTCTGGCGCGAGCCAAAGCCGCTGGTTTACCAGTGCCACCGGAAATGATATCTAAAGTGCAGGCTTATTTAAGCCAAATTCTCGCCAAACCTTCAGAAGAAAAGTTCTGCACCGCTGCTAGTTGCCAAAACCGGGTGCGTTTAGAAGCACTCCTGGCTTTAGCGGAATTGGGGAATCAGCGGAATGATTTCCTGGCGGATATCTACGCCGGACGGGATGAATTAGATGCCGTATCGCGGATTAAATTAGCGCGATATATGTTTGGTTTCCCCGACTGGCAGCAACAGGCACAAACTATGTGGAGTCAGTTGCAGGAAACAGTGTATGAAACTGGACGTGCAGCGACAGTAAACCTGCCTCGGGGTTGGGGTTGGTTGAGTTCACCAACGGTGGCGCAAGGGGAAACTTTGCGGTTAGGAATTGCTCGCCAAGTGGCGCCAGCGTTGCGCGATCGTCTTTTGCAAGCTCTACTCAATCAACGCCGTAATGGCACTTGGGCGACCACTTACGATAATGCTGTTGCTTTGACGGCTTTAGTTGACTACGCCAACACGGAAGCAACACCCCCCAATTTCAGGGCAAATGTGCAACTGGGTAACAAAAATCTCGACTCGATGCAGTTTCAGGGTTATCAAAATCCCAGCCAGTTTATCAATGTGGCGATGGATCAGTTGCCCAAGGGGAAATCCGAGTTAACCCTGAATAAATCTGGTGGGGGTACTCTGCATTATTTAGTCCAATACGACTATCGCCTAGAAGGCAATCAACCGGGACGGTTTAACGGGTTGCGTGTAGAACGGCAAATCCGCGATGCGGGAGAGGATGAAGTCCAGCAAACTATGGGCATATCCAAAACCGATAAACCGATGATAGTTAAGGCAGGACGGGTATTTGATATTGGGTTGGAAATTATAGCCGATCGACCCATAGACCGACTGGTCATCAGCGACCCTTTACCAGCAGGTTTGGAAGCCGTCGATACCAGTTTCCAAACCACCAACCCAGCGGTAAAAGCTCGCAGTGATAGCTGGCAAATTGGCTACCAGACCATTTACAAAGACCGGGTAATCGCTTACGCTGACGCTTTAGATGCTGGGGTTTATCACCTGCACTATCTCGTCCGTTCCGTCACTCCTGGTACTTATGAATGGCCCGGAGCTGAAGCCTATTTGCAATATGCCCCGGAAGAATTCGGGCGCACTGCTTCCGCCACTTTAGAGGTGAAGGAATAG
- a CDS encoding DNA cytosine methyltransferase, with protein MTVSIAASKLTYQELLAAELAPQPPSTSAPLTIDLFAGCGGMALGFEAAGFRTVGYEMLPDACATYRQNLHGICHQVTLSPNSELETEAAAIIGGPPCQPFSVNGHQRGLKDSRDGFPIFLSAVKRYQPQIAIFENVRGMLYKNKTYFAEIVAALQNLGYDVEWRILNAADYGVPQRRERLFCIAHKGGWQWPEKTHFSSPYTAGEALGDMALVAPPDAKFLTPSIDRYIAKYERASKCVNPRDLHLDAPARTVTCRNLAAATGDMLRIRLPDGRRRRLTVREGARLQSFPDRFDFCGNFDSQCYQIGNAVPPLLAKAMGLSVQNYINHYSQFQ; from the coding sequence ATGACCGTAAGCATCGCCGCTTCTAAACTAACCTACCAAGAATTATTAGCTGCCGAACTTGCCCCCCAACCACCATCAACATCAGCACCTTTAACTATTGATTTATTTGCTGGATGCGGGGGAATGGCTCTCGGTTTTGAAGCCGCCGGATTTAGAACCGTTGGTTATGAAATGCTCCCGGATGCTTGCGCCACATACCGCCAAAACTTACACGGCATTTGTCACCAAGTCACTCTATCACCCAACTCTGAGTTAGAAACAGAAGCCGCCGCCATTATCGGTGGCCCACCTTGCCAACCTTTTAGCGTCAACGGTCATCAGCGGGGACTAAAAGATAGTCGCGACGGTTTCCCGATTTTTCTCAGTGCGGTGAAACGGTATCAACCCCAAATCGCCATTTTTGAAAATGTGCGGGGAATGTTGTATAAAAATAAAACATATTTTGCCGAAATTGTTGCTGCATTACAAAATTTAGGTTATGATGTGGAGTGGCGAATTCTCAACGCCGCTGATTATGGCGTCCCCCAGCGCCGAGAGCGGTTATTTTGCATTGCCCACAAAGGCGGTTGGCAATGGCCGGAAAAAACCCATTTTTCATCTCCTTACACTGCTGGGGAAGCTCTGGGAGATATGGCATTAGTGGCGCCACCAGATGCCAAATTTCTCACCCCCAGTATAGATAGATATATCGCCAAATATGAGCGAGCTTCTAAATGTGTCAACCCTAGGGATTTACATTTGGATGCTCCCGCCAGGACTGTTACTTGCCGTAACCTTGCCGCCGCTACGGGGGATATGCTCCGCATTCGGTTGCCTGATGGCAGGAGACGGCGGTTAACGGTGAGAGAGGGAGCGCGGTTGCAAAGTTTTCCCGATCGGTTTGACTTTTGCGGTAATTTTGATAGTCAATGCTATCAAATTGGTAATGCGGTGCCGCCTTTGTTGGCGAAAGCGATGGGATTATCTGTCCAGAATTATATTAATCATTATAGTCAATTTCAATAA
- a CDS encoding VOC family protein, whose amino-acid sequence MMLNSENQKGIAPGSLRRVHHIAFNVKDLTASRYFYGEILGLHELQGEEIPTTLRQLVAAGKVANFVTSDGTVIDLFYEPDLMPPDPDPTRGFTRANHLAFDIAPELFDEAVEVLTRHKIPLDHGPVSRPTGRGIYVYDPDGFIVEIRCDAV is encoded by the coding sequence ATGATGTTGAATAGCGAGAATCAAAAGGGAATTGCGCCGGGGAGTTTGCGACGGGTGCATCATATTGCGTTTAATGTCAAAGATTTGACAGCTTCTCGGTATTTTTACGGAGAAATTTTGGGTTTACACGAACTGCAGGGCGAGGAAATACCGACAACCCTGCGGCAGTTGGTAGCGGCGGGAAAGGTGGCTAATTTTGTGACGTCGGATGGGACGGTGATTGATTTGTTTTATGAGCCAGATTTGATGCCGCCGGATCCGGATCCGACCCGGGGGTTTACGCGGGCGAATCATTTGGCTTTTGATATTGCACCAGAGTTGTTTGATGAAGCTGTGGAGGTACTGACAAGGCATAAAATCCCTCTAGACCACGGCCCGGTCAGTCGCCCCACGGGACGGGGTATTTATGTTTATGACCCGGATGGTTTTATCGTGGAAATTCGCTGCGATGCGGTGTAG
- a CDS encoding HD domain-containing protein: MLSERFNQALVYAAQLHANQKRKGSDVPYVAHLLGVASIALEYGAGEDEAIAALLHDAIEDQGGPATREEIRRRFGDTVTAIVDGCTDAETIPKPPWRQRKEAYIAHIANASGQVRLVSAADKLHNSRSLLKDYRLIGDALWDRFSGGKEGTLWYYRSLVTAFRQHGTTPLIEDLDRTVTELETLAINQPEMNLALLPKSY; encoded by the coding sequence ATGCTTTCAGAAAGGTTTAATCAAGCGCTGGTGTACGCGGCGCAACTGCACGCCAACCAAAAGCGGAAAGGTTCGGATGTGCCATATGTGGCGCATTTGCTGGGAGTGGCGAGTATTGCACTGGAGTACGGAGCTGGTGAGGATGAGGCGATCGCGGCGTTGCTCCATGACGCGATCGAAGACCAAGGCGGACCCGCCACCAGAGAAGAAATTCGCCGCCGCTTCGGCGATACCGTCACCGCGATCGTCGATGGCTGTACCGACGCCGAAACCATCCCCAAACCCCCCTGGCGACAACGCAAAGAAGCCTACATCGCCCACATCGCCAACGCTTCGGGCCAAGTAAGATTAGTCTCCGCCGCCGATAAACTCCATAACAGTCGCTCCCTGCTCAAAGACTATCGCCTCATCGGCGATGCCCTGTGGGACCGCTTCAGTGGCGGTAAAGAAGGCACCCTATGGTATTATCGTTCTCTAGTCACTGCCTTTCGCCAACATGGGACTACACCCCTCATCGAAGACCTGGACCGCACCGTCACCGAATTAGAAACCCTAGCCATTAACCAGCCGGAGATGAATTTGGCGCTATTACCAAAATCCTATTGA
- a CDS encoding DUF262 domain-containing protein → MRKKKELAMIDNQVLSAQEEEEELPEEQFEPEEEEYIEELDIPAKDRKLVTHPYDFIIRSLKTQVDDGSLILADKFQRRHVWDYAKSSRLIESLLLNVPIPVCYFAELPDGSYSVIDGQQRLTAIYRFLNNEYSLRRLKILPELNRKKFDDLDPVYQRLLNSRAIRCIIILKESHPDIKFDVFERLNTGFVPLNAQEIRNCVYRGKLNDLIHELSDDKVFQTARDVIDIDKRMQDCELILRFFSFHFNLQEYRGNLARFLDKYLELGLNFDDETIKKHRDLFRKTIDDVYAVFEEHSFRRYTRDVGWEKSINRAIYDVVMLSFARIPSDAIKSKKTEIVESLKQVCQDQEFSEAITSSTKNKDRIQNRLDKWRAALGSIGLEFPYIKVGQ, encoded by the coding sequence ATGCGGAAAAAAAAGGAGTTGGCGATGATAGACAACCAAGTTTTATCAGCTCAAGAGGAGGAAGAAGAACTGCCAGAAGAACAATTTGAGCCCGAAGAAGAAGAATATATCGAAGAGCTAGATATCCCGGCCAAAGACAGGAAACTGGTAACTCACCCCTACGACTTTATCATCCGCTCCCTCAAGACTCAAGTGGATGACGGCTCCCTGATTTTGGCCGACAAATTCCAGCGCCGTCATGTGTGGGATTACGCCAAATCTAGCCGCTTAATCGAATCCCTCCTCCTCAACGTCCCCATCCCCGTGTGCTATTTTGCCGAGCTTCCCGATGGCTCCTACAGCGTCATTGACGGTCAACAGCGCCTCACCGCCATCTATAGATTCCTGAATAACGAGTATTCCCTGCGGCGGTTGAAAATTCTCCCGGAGCTGAACCGCAAAAAGTTTGATGATTTGGATCCCGTTTATCAGCGTTTACTAAATTCCCGCGCTATCCGCTGCATCATCATTCTTAAAGAATCTCATCCCGATATTAAATTTGATGTTTTTGAACGCTTAAACACCGGCTTCGTGCCCCTGAACGCCCAAGAAATACGCAATTGCGTGTATCGCGGCAAGCTGAACGATTTAATCCATGAGCTATCGGACGATAAAGTATTTCAAACCGCACGGGATGTGATAGATATTGACAAAAGGATGCAGGATTGCGAGCTGATTTTACGATTTTTCAGTTTTCATTTTAACTTGCAGGAATATCGGGGCAACCTAGCCAGATTTCTGGATAAGTATCTGGAACTTGGCCTGAATTTTGATGATGAAACCATCAAAAAACACCGCGATTTGTTTAGAAAAACTATCGATGATGTGTATGCGGTGTTTGAGGAACACTCTTTTAGAAGGTACACCCGCGATGTGGGCTGGGAGAAATCTATCAACCGGGCTATCTATGACGTAGTGATGCTGAGTTTTGCCCGCATCCCCTCCGATGCCATCAAAAGCAAAAAGACTGAGATTGTCGAGTCCCTCAAGCAGGTGTGCCAAGACCAGGAGTTTAGCGAAGCCATCACCTCTTCCACCAAAAATAAAGACCGGATTCAAAACCGGTTGGATAAGTGGCGTGCTGCTTTGGGAAGCATTGGTTTGGAGTTTCCCTACATTAAGGTGGGGCAATGA
- a CDS encoding histone deacetylase, producing the protein MVPVIYSDEFLEHKTGRSHPERPERLTAIVQALQGAPWASKIQWQEPTPVEEREVMPMVQAVHSHRHIIEVEEIAMKGGGGLDPDTPVSSRSYEVALLAVSAWLDGVDRVLATSGPAFVLARPPGHHAMSDQGMGFCLFSNAAIAATYALEKPEINRVAILDWDVHHGNGTQAIVEDNPCIAYCSLHQYPCYPGTGRSSEQGSWSNVLNIPMIPYSDGAAYKERFTKQVIPFLTNFQPDLLIVSAGYDANAADPLAQINLQPADFGDFTEYCLQVTRRILFGLEGGYDLDSLSQSVLKTIERCL; encoded by the coding sequence ATGGTGCCGGTTATTTACTCAGATGAGTTTTTAGAACATAAGACGGGACGATCGCACCCGGAAAGACCGGAAAGGCTAACGGCCATAGTCCAGGCGTTGCAAGGGGCTCCCTGGGCGAGTAAAATTCAGTGGCAGGAGCCGACGCCGGTGGAAGAGCGAGAGGTGATGCCAATGGTGCAGGCGGTACATAGCCACCGACATATTATCGAAGTGGAAGAAATTGCCATGAAAGGGGGTGGGGGTTTGGATCCAGATACGCCGGTATCGTCACGCAGCTATGAAGTGGCGTTGCTGGCGGTGAGTGCTTGGCTCGATGGGGTCGATCGGGTGTTGGCGACTTCTGGACCGGCGTTCGTGCTGGCGCGTCCGCCGGGACACCACGCCATGAGTGACCAGGGAATGGGGTTTTGCCTGTTTTCCAATGCGGCGATCGCGGCTACCTACGCCTTAGAAAAACCGGAAATTAACCGGGTGGCCATTTTAGACTGGGACGTGCATCATGGTAATGGCACCCAGGCGATCGTAGAGGACAACCCCTGCATCGCTTACTGCTCCTTGCACCAATATCCCTGCTATCCGGGGACGGGACGATCGAGCGAACAAGGCTCCTGGAGCAACGTCCTTAACATTCCGATGATTCCTTATAGCGACGGGGCCGCCTATAAGGAACGATTCACCAAACAAGTCATCCCCTTTTTAACCAACTTCCAGCCGGACCTGCTCATCGTTAGCGCCGGATACGATGCCAACGCTGCCGACCCTCTTGCCCAAATTAACCTGCAACCTGCCGACTTTGGTGATTTCACCGAATATTGTCTGCAGGTGACGCGGCGGATTTTATTCGGTCTTGAGGGCGGTTACGATTTAGACAGCCTGAGTCAGTCAGTCCTGAAGACGATCGAGCGGTGTCTGTAA
- the sfsA gene encoding DNA/RNA nuclease SfsA, producing MHLYEYPPLIPGILIKRYKRFLADVELETGEQVTAHCANPGKMLGLSDPGIAVMVSRSDNPKRKLAYTLEIVRPQDNPRIWVGVNTNLPNRVIRVALKYRKFPELGDYTKIRPEVTYGQKLNSRVDFCLNGADGRVIYLEVKNVTWAINRMALFPDAVTTRGQKHLQELAALAENNQARAVALYFINRTDCDSFAPGDAADAKYGELLRWAMNKGVEVLACRFHVCPTGIDYLGLVPIQLD from the coding sequence ATGCACCTGTATGAATATCCGCCTTTAATCCCCGGAATTCTGATTAAACGCTACAAACGGTTTCTCGCCGATGTGGAATTAGAAACTGGGGAACAAGTTACCGCGCACTGTGCCAACCCAGGAAAAATGCTGGGTTTATCTGACCCAGGTATTGCGGTGATGGTGTCTCGCAGCGATAACCCGAAGCGTAAATTAGCCTATACTTTGGAGATTGTCCGTCCGCAAGATAATCCGAGAATCTGGGTGGGGGTGAATACTAATTTACCCAACCGAGTGATTAGAGTTGCTCTGAAATACCGGAAATTTCCCGAATTGGGAGATTATACGAAGATCCGCCCGGAAGTCACTTATGGGCAAAAGCTAAATAGCCGGGTGGATTTCTGTTTAAATGGTGCGGATGGGAGAGTGATTTATTTGGAAGTAAAAAATGTGACTTGGGCTATAAATAGAATGGCGCTTTTCCCTGATGCGGTGACGACTCGCGGCCAAAAACATTTGCAGGAGTTAGCGGCTTTGGCAGAAAATAATCAGGCGCGGGCGGTTGCTCTTTATTTTATTAATCGCACTGATTGTGATAGCTTTGCGCCGGGAGATGCGGCTGATGCTAAATATGGTGAATTATTGAGATGGGCGATGAATAAGGGGGTGGAGGTTTTGGCCTGTCGATTCCACGTGTGTCCCACGGGGATTGATTATTTGGGCTTGGTGCCAATTCAATTGGATTAG